GTCGTGGATGGCCTCGGCGATGCCCATCGGGTCGTTCATTGGTCCCGTGCCGTAGACGAATGAGCCCGGGCAGTCGTAGGGAGCCCAGCCGCCCTCGCCGTCCGGCTGCATCACGAAGGCCTCGAACTCGATGCCGACCTTCGGGGTGTAGCCCAGGGCCTCCCAGGCGGCCACGGCGTCCTTCAGCACGTTGCGGGGGGCGAAGGCGACGGGGGCGCCCCCAGCCTCGAGGTCGCCGATGACCACGCCGACCCCGTCCTCCCAGCCTTTGCGGACGATGGCGAGGTCGATCACGCACTCCATGTCCGGGAAGCCCTCGAGCATCCGGGTACCCGGGGCGGGGACCATGTCCCGGTCGTAGGTGAGCGCGAACACCGACATCGAGTGCCTGGTACCCAGGCCGGCCAGGTGGGCGGGGAGGTACTTGCCACGCGGGAGGGCCAGGTGGTCGGGCCACAGCACGCGGATGCGACGGTGGTCGGTCATCGGTCCTGGCTGGCCTCCATTGCCGACAGCCGGGTCGGCGTGAATCGTTTGGCCCCGAACAGTAGTGTGCCCACATGCCCCGTGCATTTGCCGCAGGCGACGACGAGCTGGTCGCGGCCGAACGCCTCATCCGCGACCGTATGGCGGGCCTGGACCTGGACCTGCTCTCCCTGGCCGCCGTCTCGAACGTGTTCCGGACTGCCACGGCGGTCCGGAACCACATGGAACGAAACGTCCTGAAGCCCCATGCCCTCTCCTGGAGCGCCTTCGTGGTCCTGTTCGTCCTGCACGTCTGGGGTGAGAAGGAGTCCAGGGAACTCGCATCCGAGGCCGGGATCTCCGGGGGCACCCTGACCGGCGTGCTGGACACCCTTGAGCGCAAGGGGCTGGCCGTCCGTCGCCCGGTCCCCACCGACCGGCGACGCGTCGGGGTGGCACTCACCGCAGCGGGTACCACGGTGGTCGACGAGGTCATGCCGGCCTTCAACCGCGAGGAGGCCCAGGTCACCGGTGGCCTGACCGATGACGAGACGGCCACCCTGGCCCGGCTCCTGCGCACGGTGCTGCGCACGGCCGAGGGCCTGGGCGCCAGGTGACTCCCGAACCCTTCTGGCGGCACGACGAGCAGTTGCTCCGGTCGGTCATGGACTGGAGTCGGCGGAGGATCGCCGGGGGCCAGGATCCCATGGCCCGTGCCCGACCGGCCGATGAACTGCATGCCGCCATGGGCGACACCGTCGTGCCTACGGGCATCGGCGGCCACGAGGCCCTCCGGCTCTTCACCCAGGTCCTGGTGCCTGCCACCCGGGCTCAGGACAATCCGATGAACCTGGCCTTCATTCCGGCGGCTCCCACCGAGGCGGCCCTGGTGTTCGACCTGGCGGTCAGCGCCGCAGAGATGTTCGCCGGCACCTGGGAGGCTGGCGCCGGGGCGATCGTGGCCGAGAACCAGGCTCTGGCGTGGCTGGTCGGCCTCCTCGGCTGGCCGGAGACGGCCGGTGGCTGCTTCGTGTCCGGGGCCACCATGGGCAACCTGAGTGCGCTGGTGGCAGCGCGTGAGAGGGCGCGCCGTGGCCGGGTCGACCGGCCTGGTGCCTGGCGCCTGGCCGCCACGGCCGATTCCCACAGCTCGGTTCGCGCCGCGGCGAAGGTCATGGACTGCGGCATCCTCGACGTCCCCGGCGACGGGCGGGGCCGAATGACCGGCGACGGCCTGGCTGCCGTGCTGGCCTCCGGCGGTGGCGACGGCGTGTTCGCCGTGGTGGCCTCGGCCGGCACGACGAATGCCGGCGTGGTGGACGACCTGGCTGGCATCGCACGGGTCTGCCGGGAGCACGGCATCTGGTTGCACGTGGACGGGGCGTACGGCGGAGCGGCCCTGGTCGCCCCGTCGGTGGCCGACCGGTTCGTCGGGGTCGAGCATGCCGACTCGTTCGTGGTGGACCCCCACAAGTGGCTGTTCGCCCCCTACGACTGCTGTGCCCTCATCTACCGGGAGCCGGAGCACGGGGCTGCCGCCCACTCGCAGTTCGCCAGCTACCTGGAGTCGGTGGACCGCTCGGAGTGGAACCCGGCGGACTTCGCCGTGCACCTCACCCGCAGGGCGCGTGGCCTGCCGTTCTGGTTCTCGCTGGCCACCTATGGGACCGATCGCTACCGGGACGCAGTCGAGACGGTGCTGGCCACGACCCGCGCCGTTGTCGCCGAGATCGGGAGGCGTCCGCAGCTGCGGCTGGTCATGGAACCCGACCTGTCGGTGGTGCTGTTCGAGCGGATCGGCTGGACCGACGACGACTACCAGGCCTGGTCCGAGCACAACGCCAGGTCGGGGATCGTGCTCTGCGTGCCCACCCGCTGGGAGGGTCGACCGGTGCTGCGGTTCTGCTTCGTGAATCCCGCCACCGAGGTGGAGGCAGTGGCCGCCGTGCTGGATGGCCTGGCCGACTGACCCGAAGGGCGTTCCGCCTGACAGCACCCCGCTTCTGCTGACGTCGGGCTAGTCCGAGTGGGCCAGGGCGGCGGCTATCCGTGCCCCGAGGAGGGCGTTGGCGGTCGTCAGGCCGACAGCAGTCCTCTGGCTCTCGCCGCCGGTTGAATCATTTGGATCCAAACGATTAAGGTGGTGACCGTGCCTCCCCACCGGGAGCCGATCGGAACGGAGCCAACCCATGGGTGAGATCGTCGGTGCCGCCGTCGTGTCCCACGTGCCGCCCATCGTGCTGCCCGAAGGCGTTCGGCGGGAGTTGAACGACGGCGAGGAGATCAGCCTTGTCCCCGGCCTGCACCGCCTGAGGTCCGAGTGCCTGGACCGCCTGGGCGCCGACACCTTCGTTGTGTTCGACACCCACTGGTTCACCCTCGTCGAGATGGTGGTCACCTCGCACGAACGGAGGACGGGCCACTACACATCCGACGAACTGCCCCGGGGAATGTCGGCAATGCCGTATGACATCCCGGGCGATCCCAAGTTGGCTCGGACCCTGGCGTCCATGGCCACCGACCACGGGACCTGGATCACCGCCGTCGACGACCCGTACCTGCCCATCCACTACCCGACGGTCAATCTGCTGGGCTTTCTACAGGGCGAGGAGCGGTGGATGACGGCCAGTACCTGCGGCACCGCCCGGGCCGAGGACTTCCTGCTCTGGGGTCGGCTCCTGGGCGAGGCCATAGAGGCGATGGACCGCCGGGTCGTGCTGTTGGCCTCCGGTGGGCTGAGCCACAGGTTCTGGCCGCTGGACGTGTTCCGGGACCACGAGTCATCGTCGCTCGACAACATCATCACGCCTGAGGCCAGAGCGGCCGACGAGGCGATTATCGGTCAGTGGGAGGCGGGGGACCACGCGGTGGTCATCGACGGCTACCCGGCGTTCCGGGCCCATGCCCCGGAGGGCCTGTTCGGCCACTACCTGATGATGGTGGGTGCCATCGGCGGACGGGACTGCCGGGCGCCGGGCGTGGCGTACTCGGACTACGAGTCGGCGGCCGGTACCGGCCAGATCCACATGTGGTTCGAGCGGCCCGTCGGCGGCTGGACCGCCTGACTGGCTCGGTCGGCGCCCGGCTCAGGCGCCGTTCAGGAACCAGTCGACCAGGGCGTCGGACCGGGCGCGGTTGTCCTCCGCCTCGTCGACGGTCCGGGCGGCCATGACGGTGGGATCCACGCCGTGGGCCCGCAGTGCCCGCTCGCCCATCCCGATCCACAGGCGGACCAGGCGGGGCGTGATCTCCGGATGGAACTGCGTGCCGATGCTCTGGCCGATCCGGAAGGCCTGCGGCGAGACGGCGGTGCGGGCGATCTCGGTGGCGCCGTCGGGCACGGTGAAGCCGTCGTAGTGCCATTCGAACCAGGGTCCGGGGGCGACGGCGTCCGGTAGGTCGGTGTCGACCTCGTACCAGCCGAACTCCGGGGGGTCCACCCGGCCGACCTCGCCGCCGAGTGCCGCCGAGAGGACCTGGCCGCCGAAGCACAGGCCAAGCACCGGGACCCCGGCGTCGTGGGCCGTCCGGACCATCTCGATCTCGCGACCGATCCACGAGCCGATCGAGTCCGTGTCCGTGACCGACCACGCCGAGCCGGTCACGACGAGGGCGTCGTAGCCCGTGGCGTCCGGGTAGGGCTTGGTGCAGACCGGGTCGGCCGGGTCGTCCATCACCCGGAAGACGTCCAGTTGGTAGCCGTGCTCGACGATGTGGTCGCCCACGCCCTCTGCGGGACCGTGTTCGTCGTGCTCGATGACCAGTGCCCGTTTCACGGGGCGGAACCCTAGGTCGCCGGTCGGATCTGCCGACGACCGGGCCATCTAGCGTGTGGGCATGGCGACCGATCCAGACGACCTGACCCGGATACCACCGCCGTCCGGAGCGGCGTTTGCGCCGCGGGTCGGCAACCACATCGAGCCCCTGGTGGACGGCGCGGTGGCCTTCGACCGGATCGCCGCGGCGGTTGAGGCGGCAACCACGTCGGTTCGGGTGTGCGTGGCCTTCCTGGAGACCGATGCCCGGTTCCCCGGCGGTCGGGGCACCTTCCTCGACCTGATGGACGATGCCGCGTCCCGCGGCGTTGACGTCCGGGTGCTCTTCTGGCACCCGGAGGGCCGCCTCGGTGGCCTCGTCGCGGTCCATCCCGACGACACCTTCGGTGGCACGGAGTCGTCGATCAGCATGCTGGGTAGTCGGTCCACGCGGTGGCAGGCCCGCTGGGACGCAGTGGGCCGTCAGTGCCAGCACCAGAAGGCATGGCTGGTCGACGCCGGGACCGACGCCGAGGTCGCCTTCGTGGGCGGGATCAACATCGGCAAGAGCTCGATGGCCGGTCCGGACCATGCCGAGCCCGATCCGGGACCGGAGGTGGTCGGCGACGATAGCTACGCCGATGTCCACGACGTGCACTGCCTGGTCCGGGGGCCGGCGGCGACCGACGTGCACGACAACTTCGTGATGCGCTGGAACGGTGCGTCGGAGCGTGGGCGAGAGCACGGGTCGTGGCCAACCGGCGAGACCGACGACCTGCCTGCCCCGACGACGAGGACCGGCAAGTTGGGTCCGACCACGGCACAGATCCAGCGCAGCGTGCTGCCCGGCCTCTACGAGGCGTTGCCCGACGGGGAGAACTCCGTGCGGGAGCAGTACCTGTCGGCCATCGCAGCGGCCGGGGACTACGTGTACATAGAGGACCAGATCCTGCTCAGCCGGGTGGTGCTCGTGGCGCTGCGCGACGCCCTGGAGCGCGGGGTGCTGGTCGTGGCCTCGGTTCCCGGCAACCCGATGCCGGAGCTGGCTGCCGCCCGGGCCCACCCGGGCATCGCCGCCGGCTACGACGCTCTGGCCGCCCTGGGTGCCTACGACGGGTTCTGCCTGTCGGCGCCCTGTGCGCGTGCGGACCGGGGCTACCGGGAGATCTACGTGCACGCCAAGACGGCGGTGGTCGACGACCTGTGGGCCACCATCGGATCCACCAACCTCGTCTTCTCGTCATTCCAGGGCGACACCGAGATGAACGTGTCGTTCTGGGACGCCGACGTGGCCAGGGCGTTCCGGGTCCGGCAGGTCGACGAGCAGGGTGGCTTCTCGTCCGTGGGCATGGATGGGCGGGAGGCGATGGTTCGCATCATGGAGGTGGCCCGGGAGAACTCCCGGCGTCGGACGGCGGGCGAGGACCTGGACGGATTCGCCTGCGCCATCGACCCTGCCGGCTGGGCGACCTGACCGGTCGTAGCGACCTGGAGCCGGTTGCCGCGCCCTTGTCACAAGGCGCGCCTACGTTCGTCACATGGAGATCGCCCTGGTCCTCGTAGCCGTGTTCGCCATGCTGGTCGCCGTCATGGCCGTCGTCTGGGCGGTTCGACGCCCGGCACCGGTAGTTGCCGATCCGGGTGCCCCGGTGGTCGACGCCACGGCGTTGGCACAGCAGATCGGAGCCGAGGTGAAGGCCCAGGTCGCCGAGACGGCGATCAATGCCTTGAACAGCAACACCGACCAGTTCCTGAGGCTCGCCGAGGAGCGGATGGCCACGGTCCACGAGAAGACCAAGGGGCTGCTGGACCCACTGGGCATCCAGATGAAGAAGTTGGACGAGACGGTCGGTCATCTCCGGTCGGCCCACGAGAAGGACCGTGGCGCCGTCGACACCCTCACCAGCCGTCTGGGGTTGCAGCTCACCGAATTGCAGACGTCGACTACCACGCTGTCCGAAGCCCTCCGGTCGCGGACGGCCCGTGGGGTCTGGGGGGAGAACCAACTCCGGAACGTGATCGAGCTCGCCGGTATGGAGTCCTACTGCGACTTCACCGAGCAGACGTCGGGCGAGAACCGCGACGGTGCAGGCGTCCGTCCCGACGTCCTTGTCAGGTTGCCCAACGGCGCCCACCTGGCCGTAGACGCGAAGGTGCCGTTGGATGCGTACCTCCGCGCCCAGGAGGCCACCGACCAGGCACTGGTCGACCGGGAACTGAACAACCACGCCAAGGCACTTGGCGAGCACGTCAAGGAGCTCGCCAAGAAGAGGTACTGGGCGGTCGACGACGGACCCTCGCCGGAGTTCGTGGTGCTGTTCGTCCCCGGAGAGTCGTTCCTGGCCGACGCTCTGAGGGTCCAGCCGACGCTCCTCCAGGAGGCGATCAAACATCGGGTTCTGCTGGCCTCACCGGTCAACCTGCTGGCCCTTCTCTGGGCGGTGGCCGGAGGTTGGCAGCAGGCCCGGGTGAACGAGTACGCCCGCGAGGTCGCCGACCTGGGAAAGGAGCTCTACGAGCGGGTGGGGAAGATCCTCGGCGACGTGGAGACGACCGGTAAGAGGCTCAACTCGACGGTGGGCGCATTCAACGAGCTCATCGGTTCGATCGACAGCCGCCTTCTGGTGACGATGCGCCGGTTCCCCGACCTCGGGATCGGGTCCGAGAACCTCCCCGAGATGTCGGAGATCGAGACTCGGGCCCGTGACCTGCGGGCAGCCGAACTTCCATCCGCTGTCGACGAACTACCCGATCCGGAGGATTCCCGGGGCTGATCCCAGCCTGCGGCCTCAGGTGGCCGAACGGGCGACGGCCACCTCGGCCAGGACATCCAACATGGCCACCAGGCGTGCCCGCTGCGGCTCCACCAGCCCGGTCATTCCGAGGGATCTCATCGCCGACGAGCAGACCGGGCCGACCGACACCGGCACCACCCGGACTCCGTCCAGCGCGGCCACAAGGTCGTCCCGACGGCCCCGGGCCTCGGCAATCTCGACGAGGTGGACTGCAGCCTGCCGGGTCGTGAACGTCACGGCGTCGAGACCGCCGTCGCAGACGGCGTCCACCAGGGCCTCGGCCGGACCGACGTCGACCGGCAGCGCCCAACGGTAGATCGGGACCACCGTGACGACGCCACATATGGCTTCCAGCGGCGCAGCCAGCACCTCCTCGTCGGTGCCGTCGACCTGCAGGGCCAGCCGGTCCCTGCCCCCTGTGGTCGCCACGTGGTCCACGATCTGGGCGAACAGCTCATCCGGTGCCGACCATGCCACCACGAGGCCGGCCCGTCTGGCGGCGCTCACCGCCTTGGGTCCGCGGGCCAGCACCTCGCAGTGGCCTAGCGCCGCCCGGACCTGGTTGCCGAGGCCGATGCCGTCCATGGCGTCCAGCCACATGTTCAGGCCCATGCCCGTTTGGAGCACCAGGGTGTCCGGCGGCTGGTCGACCAGTGCCCGCGAGACCTTGAGCAGGCGGGCGTCGTCGGAGAGGTCGAGCGTGCGCATGGTGCAGCCGTGCACCACCTCGGCGCCCCGGCGACGGAGTGCCTCTACCTGCTGGTCGGCCCGCCTGTCGGCGGTTACGCCTACGCGCCAGCCCGCCAGCGGTGGTTCGGCCGATCCTCCGGTCATGTGACAAGCATGCCGGGCCAGGCCGACCCTCAGACCCGGTTCCCGTCGATCAGGTCGGAAGCCTGGTCGAACAGGTCGACCGCCCGTCGGTGGAGGTCCCGGCCGGTCTCGACTGGGGCCCGGCCGGCCGCGGCCCGGGCGTTGGTGCCCTCCAGGATGATGCCCAGCTTGTAGCAGGCCAGCGTCCGCCACCAGGTCAGGTCGTCGAGGGGGAGGCCGGTCCCGTCGGCGTACCGGTTCACCAACTCCGCCGTGGTCGGGAACCCGTCGGCCGCCGTCTCGAACGAGCCGACCCCGCCCGAGGTGGTCAGGAGCCAGGCCAGGTCCAGGCGGGGGTCGCCAAGGGTGGTCAGCTCCCAGTCCAGGACCGCGGTCAGCTCGGGACGATCGTGGGCGGCCATGACGTTGGCCAGGTGGTAGTCACCGTGGATGATCCCGAGGGTGAAGTCGTCGGGTCGGTGCGCCTCCAGCCAGCCTCCGACACGGTCGACCCCGGGCAGGTCAGGCCCGTCGTAGCCGTCGAATGCCGCATAGGACTCCAGCTGTCGCCGCCATCTACCGACCTGGCGTTCCAGCCAGCCGTCGGGACGACCCAGGCCGCCCAACCCGACGTCGTCGGGTCGGATGCGGGCCAGGGCTGCGATGGCGTCGACCATGGCGAGGCCCAGGCGGTGGCGCCAGTCGGGATCGGTGCCGTAGCGGCCGGGGAGGTCACCCACCGGGGCGAAGCCCTCCACCGCCGACATGACGAAGAAACAGGTGCCGATGACCGACGGATCGTCGCAGACCGCGTGGCAGACGGGCTGCGGGACGCCGCGACCCTCGATCGCCGTGAGTACCCGGGCCTCGCGCAACATGGTCTCGTCACTGTTCGGGCGGGGGTGCCGGGGCGGGCGACGCAGGACCATCGGGGTGCCGTCTGCCCGAATCAGCATGAAGAGGTTGTTCTGGGTTCCGCCACCGAGCAGTCGGCTCGTGACCACCGGACCACTTCCGGGGGCTGGACTCTGGGCGATCCAGGCCTGCAGGGTCGACCAGTCCAGCAGGCCGTCACCGTCCTCCAGCAATGACTGGTCGGGATCCGCACCGACGCCCGGGGCCCCATTGGTCATTCGACAAGGATCCCACGTACCTCCGGGTCGAGACCGAGGCGGCCGCGCGGACCCGTGGCTCGAGGGTGGCTCCTCCGAGGGTTCTGGTACCGCTTCTGCCGGCATAAGGCCAGCAGAAGATTCTGCTGGCCCCCTTCCCGGATCGCTTCCTGGTGCCACTACTGTCCGCGTTGACAGCTCCCCTGCACCGTTCCCACAGCGGCGTCGCCAGGGGACATCGGACGTGAGAGCCCAGGGAGGCGGAGATGGCGAACGAGGTACGGGCGGCGATGCTCCAGACCCGGTGGACGGGCGACAAGGAGTCGATGATCCAGCTCCACGAGGAGCACCTTGCCGCAGCAGCCGCATCCGGAGCCCGGGTCATGTGCTTCCAGGAGCTCTTCTACGGCCCCTACTTCTGCCAGGTGCAGGACGCCGACTACTACGACTACGCCGAGGCCATCCCGGACGGGCCGACCACGAGGCGTTTCCAGGAGCTGGCGGCAAAGCACGGCATGGTTCTGATCCTGCCGATGTACGAGAAGGAGCAGGAGGGCCTGCTCTACAACACGGCTGCGGTGATCGATGCCGACGGCACCTACCTGGGCAAGTACCGCAAGACCCACATCCCGCAGGTCAAGGGCTTCTGGGAGAAGTTCTACTTCCGACCGGGGAACCTCGGCTACCCGGTGTTCGAGACCGCCGTCGGCAGGGTCGGCGTGTACATCTGCTACGACCGGCACTTCCCCGAGGGTTGGCGGGCGCTGGGCCTCAACGGCGCCCAGATGGTGTTCAACCCGTCGGCCACCAGCAGGGGCCTGTCGTCCTACCTGTGGCAGTTGGAACAGCCGGCGTCGGCCGTGGCCAACATGTACTTCGTCGGGGCCATCAACCGGGTCGGCATCGAGGACCTGGGCGACAACGACTTCTACGGCACTACCTACTTCGTGGATCCGCGTGGGCAGTTCGTGGGCGACGTCTGTTCCGATCAGGACACTGAGCTGATAGTGCGGGACCTGGACCTGGACCTGGTCGACGAGGTCCGCAACCAGTGGGCCTTCTACCGGGACCGCCGCCCAGACATGTACGACCCGTTGACCCGGGCCTGACGCGCAGCGCGAGCCCCGACATGGAGTTGCCGATGACCACCAACGCCGAACTCCTGGAACGGCACCGGGCCGTCCTGCCCGACTGGCTGTCGCTCTACTACGACCCGCCGATCTCGTTCGACCATGGCGAGGGCCGCCACGTCTTCGACGTCGAGGGCACCCGGTACCTCGACTTCTTCGGCGGCATCCTGACCACCAGCCTCGGCTACAACATCCCCGAGATCACCGAGGCGGTCCGGGCCCAGGCACCGAAGACGTTCCACACCTCGACCCTGTACCTGTCGGAACCCATGATCGAGTTGGCCGAGCTCATCGCCGGGCTGTCGGGCATCCCCGACGCCAAGGTGTTCTTCACCACGTCGGGCACCGAGGCCAACGACGCAGCCCTCTTGCTGGCTACCGTCTCGCGCAGGTCCAACCAGGTACTGGCGCTACGCAACAGCTACCACGGGCGGTCGTTCACCACCATTGCCATCACGGCCCAGAGGTCCTGGTCTCCGACCAGCGTCAGCGGCCTTTCCGTCAACTACGTGCACGGCGGCTACCGCCTGCGCAGCCCGTTCCGTG
This region of Acidimicrobiales bacterium genomic DNA includes:
- a CDS encoding MarR family transcriptional regulator; this encodes MPRAFAAGDDELVAAERLIRDRMAGLDLDLLSLAAVSNVFRTATAVRNHMERNVLKPHALSWSAFVVLFVLHVWGEKESRELASEAGISGGTLTGVLDTLERKGLAVRRPVPTDRRRVGVALTAAGTTVVDEVMPAFNREEAQVTGGLTDDETATLARLLRTVLRTAEGLGAR
- a CDS encoding pyridoxal-dependent decarboxylase, whose translation is MTPEPFWRHDEQLLRSVMDWSRRRIAGGQDPMARARPADELHAAMGDTVVPTGIGGHEALRLFTQVLVPATRAQDNPMNLAFIPAAPTEAALVFDLAVSAAEMFAGTWEAGAGAIVAENQALAWLVGLLGWPETAGGCFVSGATMGNLSALVAARERARRGRVDRPGAWRLAATADSHSSVRAAAKVMDCGILDVPGDGRGRMTGDGLAAVLASGGGDGVFAVVASAGTTNAGVVDDLAGIARVCREHGIWLHVDGAYGGAALVAPSVADRFVGVEHADSFVVDPHKWLFAPYDCCALIYREPEHGAAAHSQFASYLESVDRSEWNPADFAVHLTRRARGLPFWFSLATYGTDRYRDAVETVLATTRAVVAEIGRRPQLRLVMEPDLSVVLFERIGWTDDDYQAWSEHNARSGIVLCVPTRWEGRPVLRFCFVNPATEVEAVAAVLDGLAD
- a CDS encoding type 1 glutamine amidotransferase — its product is MKRALVIEHDEHGPAEGVGDHIVEHGYQLDVFRVMDDPADPVCTKPYPDATGYDALVVTGSAWSVTDTDSIGSWIGREIEMVRTAHDAGVPVLGLCFGGQVLSAALGGEVGRVDPPEFGWYEVDTDLPDAVAPGPWFEWHYDGFTVPDGATEIARTAVSPQAFRIGQSIGTQFHPEITPRLVRLWIGMGERALRAHGVDPTVMAARTVDEAEDNRARSDALVDWFLNGA
- a CDS encoding phosphatidylserine/phosphatidylglycerophosphate/cardiolipin synthase family protein, with the protein product MATDPDDLTRIPPPSGAAFAPRVGNHIEPLVDGAVAFDRIAAAVEAATTSVRVCVAFLETDARFPGGRGTFLDLMDDAASRGVDVRVLFWHPEGRLGGLVAVHPDDTFGGTESSISMLGSRSTRWQARWDAVGRQCQHQKAWLVDAGTDAEVAFVGGINIGKSSMAGPDHAEPDPGPEVVGDDSYADVHDVHCLVRGPAATDVHDNFVMRWNGASERGREHGSWPTGETDDLPAPTTRTGKLGPTTAQIQRSVLPGLYEALPDGENSVREQYLSAIAAAGDYVYIEDQILLSRVVLVALRDALERGVLVVASVPGNPMPELAAARAHPGIAAGYDALAALGAYDGFCLSAPCARADRGYREIYVHAKTAVVDDLWATIGSTNLVFSSFQGDTEMNVSFWDADVARAFRVRQVDEQGGFSSVGMDGREAMVRIMEVARENSRRRTAGEDLDGFACAIDPAGWAT
- a CDS encoding DNA recombination protein RmuC translates to MEIALVLVAVFAMLVAVMAVVWAVRRPAPVVADPGAPVVDATALAQQIGAEVKAQVAETAINALNSNTDQFLRLAEERMATVHEKTKGLLDPLGIQMKKLDETVGHLRSAHEKDRGAVDTLTSRLGLQLTELQTSTTTLSEALRSRTARGVWGENQLRNVIELAGMESYCDFTEQTSGENRDGAGVRPDVLVRLPNGAHLAVDAKVPLDAYLRAQEATDQALVDRELNNHAKALGEHVKELAKKRYWAVDDGPSPEFVVLFVPGESFLADALRVQPTLLQEAIKHRVLLASPVNLLALLWAVAGGWQQARVNEYAREVADLGKELYERVGKILGDVETTGKRLNSTVGAFNELIGSIDSRLLVTMRRFPDLGIGSENLPEMSEIETRARDLRAAELPSAVDELPDPEDSRG
- a CDS encoding uroporphyrinogen-III synthase encodes the protein MTGGSAEPPLAGWRVGVTADRRADQQVEALRRRGAEVVHGCTMRTLDLSDDARLLKVSRALVDQPPDTLVLQTGMGLNMWLDAMDGIGLGNQVRAALGHCEVLARGPKAVSAARRAGLVVAWSAPDELFAQIVDHVATTGGRDRLALQVDGTDEEVLAAPLEAICGVVTVVPIYRWALPVDVGPAEALVDAVCDGGLDAVTFTTRQAAVHLVEIAEARGRRDDLVAALDGVRVVPVSVGPVCSSAMRSLGMTGLVEPQRARLVAMLDVLAEVAVARSAT
- a CDS encoding phosphotransferase family protein; translated protein: MTNGAPGVGADPDQSLLEDGDGLLDWSTLQAWIAQSPAPGSGPVVTSRLLGGGTQNNLFMLIRADGTPMVLRRPPRHPRPNSDETMLREARVLTAIEGRGVPQPVCHAVCDDPSVIGTCFFVMSAVEGFAPVGDLPGRYGTDPDWRHRLGLAMVDAIAALARIRPDDVGLGGLGRPDGWLERQVGRWRRQLESYAAFDGYDGPDLPGVDRVGGWLEAHRPDDFTLGIIHGDYHLANVMAAHDRPELTAVLDWELTTLGDPRLDLAWLLTTSGGVGSFETAADGFPTTAELVNRYADGTGLPLDDLTWWRTLACYKLGIILEGTNARAAAGRAPVETGRDLHRRAVDLFDQASDLIDGNRV
- a CDS encoding acyltransferase, producing the protein MANEVRAAMLQTRWTGDKESMIQLHEEHLAAAAASGARVMCFQELFYGPYFCQVQDADYYDYAEAIPDGPTTRRFQELAAKHGMVLILPMYEKEQEGLLYNTAAVIDADGTYLGKYRKTHIPQVKGFWEKFYFRPGNLGYPVFETAVGRVGVYICYDRHFPEGWRALGLNGAQMVFNPSATSRGLSSYLWQLEQPASAVANMYFVGAINRVGIEDLGDNDFYGTTYFVDPRGQFVGDVCSDQDTELIVRDLDLDLVDEVRNQWAFYRDRRPDMYDPLTRA